A window of Acropora muricata isolate sample 2 chromosome 6, ASM3666990v1, whole genome shotgun sequence genomic DNA:
CTCTGTTTCTTTTCCACAACGCGGTTTCGCGGACTCAGTCTCAGACGAGCCTGCACATTGTATTAATTGAAGGTGTAGAATAGTTATTCGTCACTGTCGCCGGTTCTTTCGACGGTAAGTTGTATGTTTGAATTAAATTTCGGCTGGCGTGGCCGTTTGACATCGATCTCCTATTATCCTTTCCACAACTGGTGTAAtgtataagctgaaaccaaaacCAGGATCTTTGTTATCCTTACTCACAAGTGGAAGGAGAACCACTTATCTCCACTACAAACCTCTCAAGTGCTTATTAAATCTCATCAGTTCAGTGGTTTCCCAAGatatctctctttttctctaCTGATTAGAAAATGCTGTGCATCGCCTTTAAGAAACGGTTGAGTATAATTCTAACGATATTTGTAATGCGTCAAACTCGGGAAACATCTAGTTTGTTTTACTGAAAAAGGTTACGAACTTATAAACGACGGGAATTGGGAAAGAAACCCTCTGTATGGTCTTACACAAGTGAGTGCAGGACTGAAGAATGTTCCAGAAACTACTGAAGGAGTTCACGTCTTTATTACTCTTTTGAAAACGTGAGCGAAAGTTGACTCCCTTTTAGTTCGGCGCGGTGGTGAAAACGTCCAATCTTTCCAAAGTGTCCCACTTTCGACGTTTAAAACCATACATGAGTTGAATATGTTTTTATGTATCGTGCTCCCGTGAAATAAACTTCTCGTTCTCTTTCCGACATGTATTTGTTGATGCAATTCACGTGAAGGGCAAAGACCATTCGATCGGAAAGTTATGCTTCGAAAAGTCAACAAATTACTGTAGTTACACAGTAAAAAGAAACAGCGTGTGATGACTAGCCTTTTTTTGTTAGTATAAGACAACACTTAACACGCGTGAAATGTTGCTCGAAATTGCAGTGGTTTCGTTGTTTTGCGCTCATGGGTGAAGGGAGCTTCATCAGTCATATCAACACAAAGTTATTCCAAAATTTACAGCGTGAAAAATGTGGACCAATTTTCCACAGAATCAATTGACTTATACAGTGTGAGCATTCAgggagaaaattgaaaagtttcTTTTGGTTACTTGTATTCTcaaaatattcaagtttttcatttcGCGTCGCTCAAGGACGAGAGTTATAAAGTTGTAAAAGAAATGTACTAAAGTTTGGCACACGCGCGGCCGCGCGGGGCGCTCGAGGTATGCGATTTGTGCGAGGTTTGCAGTGGAGCTCctgtttttgctcattaaattaACTTGTTCTCGTCACCGTTGCCTTATCTCAtggtttttttgtttcgttttgttttgttttgtttttttgtttttgttgacgAAAGTGTCGCTCACTGGAATTAGCAAAAACCACCCATGAATTAACATGTGATTATCCCCATTAATGCTGCTAATCAGTACACAACACACAGCTTGTTGTGCAAACGAGCTATTCATGCTGTTTACAACCTAATCGACACGGGCAAATGAGAATGTACAGTACAAGGCTTCTAAACCGCgggaaaaaaattcagttgCTAATGAGAAACCTCCCGAATTTGCCAACAAAAACAAATGTCAACTCCATACGTCGCCTGTGCTTACCTTCGACGAAACATATGTTCGTTTCATGTCAAATTTCTACACCTCAACACGCACTTATTTACGCAATTTTCTTTCTCATGCAAATTAGCTCAAAATTCATTTTTGATAACTAATTGAACTGCAGCACTAGGAGATTCGAGTTAAATTATACGTTATGATATTGCTCTCATCGGAGTAAAGAACAATTAGACCTTCTGTTGATGGATTTGAAAACTTGTTTAATAATTCAAGATTTAATGTGTGAATTTATAACCCtactttttccttatttttttaacaatcaGTTTACTTTGGTTGTTTGACATATTTTTCATCCTAAACGATAAGGGAGTGTTTTTTGCATCAAAAACTGGAAGGGCAATACCATTCTTAAATACCATAAATGTTTTCGAAGCTTTCGATGCCTCCTTCGTTACGTTTTGGTTGAGAATTTTTCACCGTTTAATAAGCATTTCTGTCTGGAAAGTAAAGAGGAAATTGATCTAGTTTCTCGACACGACCCACTCACTGTCTGTAACTACTAAAGCGTAATGCATCGAGTCgataaaatgattaaaaactGAGTCGATTAAGAATGCATTATGTAAACTGAGGTTTTCAAACAAGTTCAATCGCTGTTTTTCgggactttgaataattaaactCATTTCTATCTTCTAATTTAAAATTTGTTGATGACCAAGATGCCCGATGCACATGGCACGTTTCTTTGTTAGCAGACCTTTCCCTTCCTCTATTTCAGTACATCAATCAAACACAGTGTTATTCAGTGCATGTTCCCTTGGTAAGGAAGCTCTTTGTTTAACGAGAAACTATGAAATCTGTGAAAATACATGCCCGCCAACTCGTGTTTAAAAGAACCGACGATATTATCTCTGAACTAAACTTGGTAGTCCAAAGTTCTTGTTCGTGTCATCGACATCCTCTTCCCCTTCCAATAACTTTATGACCGCTTCAAACTGTGGACTGCACCTGACATTTGCACAGAGCGAGATCTTTGTCGAGTCGTCAGTTATCGTGGGCATAATCGTGTTTCGTCTTATTTCTACTCTCGCTTTCTTTCCTCGCCACTTCATAGCCATAGACCTGGCTTTGACGATCGTCGAAATGGAATATTTGGCTTCAAAGCCAGAGGGAATTCGCGGGGAAGAACTCCACGAGTCAATGGGCTTTGGTAGCTTCTCTGGGAACTCTAGTCGTGAACGCCACGCATCAACTTGTTGCTTAAGTCTCCCTGTCGCCTCAGTTGCGCTTTTCTTGCTACTTTCGATTATTCCTGCATCCTTGAAATCTGTTCCCGCTGTAGGTTTAGTTTCGGAGAGCTTCGCGCCTGCCAATAACTTTGGTTTCGTCTTTGGCGTGTAAACAAAGCGTTTGGCCTCAGGCCTTGAAGAGGAATTGACGTTTTTGGAAAAAACCTGATCGTTTAAACTGCGGCCAACGCAATTGCCTCTTGTTGCCGCGGAAACGGAATCTAGAGTTTCACGCCTTTGTCGTGAGTCAAACCTTTCGGGCTTCTTCGCCACAGTTTCTGAGAAAAACCCGCGTGATCCACCTTTAGATCTGTCTGATGCCTTTCCAGGTGTAATGGAAATTGCTGTGTTGTGTTTTCTAAGCTCCAGAATTGGATCTATATGGGCAAATAAACGGTTGTGAGGCATCGCAGCGAAGCACTTTCATTCTCCGCTATGTTTCCCGAAGTATGACCTATGCTCTAATAGCACCGAAATCCACTCCTCCCAATTACAACGGCATGTCAGGTGTTTGTGTCTTTTGCGAGAACTAAATTGAATTTGTTATGATCTCATTACGAGTAAATGAAAGCAGCACTTTGTATTTGCACATCAGAGTTTAAGCCTTCCATTGTCTTCTGGGATTATGTCAAATTTTTCTTTAGCTTTCGTTTAAGTGTAAATTATCGCCATTTGACAATATGTCAGTTTGTTGGTTCAACAATGGCTTTAACGTCAGCCTAGCCTCTTCAGTCTTTTCATGTGTTTCTCACGTATTTGCTTTAGAAGCGATCTGTCGTCGGTCATTAGCATTCAAATCTGTACGTGTCATTCCCCTAGCTACCCAAGGAAATAAGCCTGGTTTGAACAATAAACGCAGGCGCCGTTAACTGGTTCACTGATTTCAGTTCACGAAGCAATCAGGGGCCggtttctcgaagcatggtaTAGATTCATTGATATTTCATTCCTAGCATGTAATTTTTAGTTATACGCGGTATCCAGTTTGTTTGAATCATTTTCTTCTTATCGATGTCCTCTAACGAGGTTTCTGAGCTTCTTTTGCACAGCAGCTCCTCATGAACTATTTCTCCTCATAACCTGTTTCTTTATTGGAATCTCGAGGGAATGCAGTCAGAATGTGCAAATTGCTAGTCAGTTATGTATGCGTCGCTTGTGAAATCCAAGACATAAAACTAGAATTACAAAATTGAGGTGATCGTAGTTTTGAACACAATTTGTCTAGTAGCGAGACTTAAACAATtcggcctgatagctcaactggttgagCACTCCACCGGTATACCAGTGGTTAGGATTCAAATCCCGTACAGACCTTAATTTTCCGGGTCTTCTTTCGCTACTGCACAAATAGCGTTCAAAACTTCGAGGATCACGTCAACCTTGAGCAGTTCAATTACGTGACTCCTACACATCTTATGCATCGAAAACTGGAAGTACCGACAACGAACAAGGAACGGACAATAGCAGTTCTTAGGTTAACTTTAGATGACATAGGGTGAAGTAGagccgaacgaaaatcgtgttttccgatgtctctgacgtcatcgttgTCCTCggagagacatcggaaaactcgattttcgttcggttctagTTCACCTTATGCTGTCTCAACTTATATTGAGCCTCAACCTgaaggcaaagcttcttttgcttAAAGCTCCATCATCAGACGAGCTACaggctaatgggtcaatacaatggaaaatgaccacGCCTCATTTTATGCCAAAACCGTTGCATTTGATAACtggaataacagctattgaaacCACATTATAATCACCATCTCAGGTCCTATCTCAACACCTTGAAAACAAAGTAAACCACGTTTggcaaaatttttatttgtactggttgtgaagaaaaaaaaaacagcgttTATTTAAACACAAAGGCAGCTGATATACACTAGTTTACAGTACAACGTATCAGCAGTAAAGGCGTCTCTGAAGCCAACATTTGAGTGAAAGTAAATCATCCACAGTTGTAAACATCACACAATGAAAATACTCTAATGACATACGATGCATTAACGTATCAAAGAAaaggacaaacaaacaaagagaaaaatatgtcggcaattctatttttttttttgacaacttGCGGACATGTACACTGAACACCGATCGCTTGGCGTCTATTAAGTGCATAACCCTGGTAGCGCTTTTGAGAAGATTTTCCACGATATTTACAGAGCCTAATACCTCAACATTGGTTTACCActgaaaatgaagaattttgacttttggtcgccattttgaattcttaaCAAAAAAAGGGACAAATTGGGTGGTAGTTGGATCCAATCCAATTTGGCAGCTCTGCTTCGGCGCTAACCACACACACTCTAAAGGTGTCAGAGATGACCTCTACCTACTATGCTAAAGAATTTTGCAATGATTTGAGGGAACTTTATGATTGCGACGGGGGACTTGGACTGCGCTTCTTGTACGAATCTTTGGGAAATGCTACGATGGTCTTTGGGAGATCAGCTGAGTCCTGTCTAGGCGCTGCTGTTGTTTCCTATTAAACAATTACCACAAATAGTGTCTATGTTTGTCACGAGTACACACCAATATATGATACAATAGTATTTGTTAATTTAGGGCCACGTACGTACGTAAATCAGAGATAAAAGGGAACTTATTTGATTGTTGCGTCTCTTCTGATGGCCCATGCAATGGATTTTATTTCAGTTTAGTGACAGCGAATTATCGATCTTTCAATTATAAGTCACTCATTAACAAAGAAGTTCGCCTTAAGCACCTTACTCTACCCACCCAGTATACAGATAACCGCACAAGCATTGAGTTACTTACCTGGATGTCCAATATTTGCTCTTCTTTCTCTTCAAACGCTGGCTCAACAACGTCTGCGAATGGCAAAGGCATTGGACGTTTAAACTCAGGGGATTCAGCTGCAAAACGAGGTAACGAAGCCAAAGATGGATTCGAGCTGTGTGTCATATACTTCGATTCGTGCTCCAAATATTCGATTCCTTCCTCACTCTGGACAGAGGTCTCTGGAGTACCTGGTGGCGATGGGCTGACTTTCACGACGCTTCGTTTTCGCCGACAAATGATGTAAATGAAGACGACGGCGATAAATATCACAACAAACACGGCCACACTGGCGATAATGACGATTGTAACTGGAATTCGGTTTTCATCTCGTGGTGCCTCCACCGTTTCCGTGGAAAATTCCTTTCCATCAACCAGCATTCGTGGTAACGTGGTGATTGTCTCACCATTGAAATCAAGTGTCATTCCGTTGATTACATCGTCCCAGACTTTAGCAACTGTAGCGTTGCGCTTCGATTCAGGTACTGTCATGTTGAATGCAACAACGATGCTTCCTTTACTGACCTTACAACCGGTTATTGTTGCATCGGGGTAATATGTTGTGAGTTTAGAAAGGCAATATGCCTCAAAGTCCTTTTCTTTACCTTTCACAATCTTGTCGTATTCTCCATCAAAAATGATCTTCATATTCATCGTGACAAGCGGGCTTTTGCACGTTTCCGTGGATTcggaaaattgaactttgcgttgcGCTTTGAATCCATTAATGGCCTGAGTTCTCACCCACGCTGAATCTAATTCACCCAGAGATACGACATCGGAAGCCAGAAACATAGAGGAGATCAGTTTCTGTCCATTGAATGACACAACCTGTACTATAGACACGCCAACGTCACTGGCTTCCAATGAAGACTTGTTTGAAGCAACGAGAAACCTTTCATTATCATATACAGCCTTAACTATCCCCCGTACTGGCGAACTGTTTTCTACGTCTATCTTAGTACCAGAGGTAAAAACTGTTTGGCTTAACTCCTGCGCAACATTTGCTGAGGagtgagagaaaagaaaagaagcttCCGCTTGTGGAGGCAACGCTGTTGTCATATCTTTGTTCGCCAGTTTGACTTCTAGCTGTAAGTCACATCTGTCCGAAGAACTCTTTTCGTGATTTGGAAGCTTATAGTTCAGTTCTAACACAAACTTAGCTTTTTCCAGAAAGATGAAAGATAGAAAAAAGGCGTCTTCGTCTTCTATAGCTTCGTTCCAGTTGACATCCATGGTTGACTTCTGAGAGGACGAAAGGGTCTTCATCTTGGTTCCAAGACTGTCTGTAAAGCCCGTCTTTGAAGAGGCAACGTAAGCAGTGATGAATGCCACATCGATTATGTCAAAAGAGCAATCTAGATTAACATCACCAAGAACAACATTTGAACAAGAGGTTTCTTGCTTGGAGGGCACTGATCTAAGTTCTTTGTCCACTGTTGCGAAAGACGAAAGACTGACCTGAGGCACGCCATTTCTTAGAGATGTGAACACCACCTCCGCGACGTCCTCTGAGAGTGCCTTGGATTCTCCTAGGGTTCCGAAGATGGTAAGCTTGTTTTCAGAAACTGAATATGGGAGATCAGTAGCGATGCTATCCAAGCGTACATCACTTGCACTGAACGAGACTTCAACATGAACGGCTAGGATGCCAAGTGCCCCAGGGTTTAATCTGATAGGCATTCTCCAAATGCCATTGGCGGTTAAGGAAGGAATAGCAGGGCCTTGACTTGCACCGATATCAGCCTCACCAACACCGGGCAGGAGATTGCAGTAGAACGCAACCACAGCCGTCACACTTGCATTCGACAGAGCGGTTGCGGTGATGGATACGATAGAATGGCTGTCTGACATCAAAGTTACTTCACCGGAAACTGAATCCACTGACGCAGCAGCCGGGTCGCTGGAGCCGAAGGCGAGCAAACCACTGTACATGGTGAAGTTGTCAAGAAGATGAATAGAGccatctttcattttcatttcggCAAAAGCCGAGGCTGTTGTAATTCCTGGAAGGCCGCTCAAGGTTGTATTAACTTCCTTTAAGCCAAATCGTGTTATCGCGATTATTTCCAGGACCGATGAAGACAGTGAAAGATCGATGCTGACGGAAAGAGCATGGGCAAAGGTCACCTGAAGAGAGACGATGCCACTTGAGCTACGACCAGAGATCGAGAGAAGATTTTGTGGAATTGGACCAAACTCAAACGAAGCTCCAACTTGATGCACGTTTGTCAAGACAAATGAAGTGTTGATTGAATTAGAAACATCCACTTGATCGCCATTGGTCAAAGTAAGGACAACCTTCACTAGCACTCTTTGATAAATCCCAGGGATAATCTGCTTGAGCTCCCTGACTTCCAAAGCATTGGGTACTTCAGGGAAGGGAAGAACCTTTGCACTAAAGGAGCTATTGCCAACGACGGTGACATTGACCTCAATAGTCTGGACGTTTGTCACATGGACAAGCAGTTTGCCCATTCCCGACATGCCGTTGTTATTAGCGACCACGAATGGCGTGCCGTCAATTGTCTCGATATGAAAGAGGTCGTTGGATTTCGTAACGCCATCCAATGCATAGCGATGCAACTCTTTAGTTATGTTTACCAAGCTACCGTTTTTGTACACCAAATGTACCTCCAAAGCAGATTTCCCTGGAATGCCTGCCACACCTGCAGGATTGGCTGGGGATGCAATGTAAGGATTTATCATCTGGACCTCTGCGGTGTAATCAACACTATCCTGTATATTGGTAACTCGAATCTGCAGACTGACTGTCACTTGCTTTCTGTTGCGAACTGTAAGGCTGTTATCAGATACAGTGATTTCCAAATTGTGCTGATTAATAGTCTCGAAGTCCAACGCCTTCGCCAATGTTATGACCCCTGcaataatgaaaattaatttatcagGTAATCTCGTaaccagatctcactctgtttTACACTGGAGAAGTGAGGATCTCCCTCCTCTTTGACCAAAGGAGATCTGGTTACGAGATTATTGATCAATCTCACGTATGATTACATCTGTTATTGTAGAGACACGCGCGTAATGTCAATCGAggtttttgtgatttttttgcCATTGCGGGCGACGAAAGAGCCGGATTCCTCGTTTCCCCAAGATGTTTTTTGTGAAATTGAGAAATCTGCACCCTTTCCTCACAAATTTCCCCTTGCCTCTTTACTTTACATTGATTCCACAAATCATAACTTTCAGTACCCTTTCGACAGAGACGAAGCGAAGAATCGAGAGagaaaatctcgatttctgctTGCTGCAGAATACGTCATCAACCTGATTAATGTGGACTTTCCTTTAACTACGCAAGTCCAACGTAAATGAGCCCGTGAGGGTGGGACACAGTTATCGGCGATGGAgtgaacaagttttttttttatcacattttCGGTTTATCTTTATCTCAGTACGTTACTTGTTGACCTACCTGTGCTACTGTTAATGGCGAAGAATCCTAAACTATTCTCAGCAGTGATGGAGTAAGACAAAACCCCATCCTCGCCATAGTCACCATCAGTCGCGTTAACGTCGAAGACAACGGAGGCTAAGCTCGCGTTTTCACTCAGCTCGATGACTTGGTTATCACTGTGCAGTAACACCGGAGGGAATTCATTGACGTTTTGAACGGTGATAGTAACTGAGACAGAGTTGTTCAGGGGGACTGGGGAACCACGATCCGTGACAAAGACGAGCAAGCTGTAAGTACGGTCTGCAGTGTGGCTCTGAGTCTCTAAATCTAGGTTCTTGGCAGCGCGAATGACGCCTTGAGCTGACTCGATGCTGAAGAATCCTCTGTCATTACCGCTGGTTATTGAATACACGAGGTCGCCGTTTGTTCCTAGATCTGGATCTGTGGCTGTAACAGTGAAAACATCGCCGCCGATTGTCACGTTTTCGTTAACGGTTGTATAATAATGATTGCTGGCGAAGCTAGGCGCGTTGTCGTTTACATCAGCCAAGCTCAAATGCACAGTTGTCGTTCCACTCTTCCTGGTAGAACTCGACTGGTCTTGCGCTTGGATCACAAGGTCATATTGGCCCTTCGACTCCCGATCCAAGGCGTCAAGAGTGGTTATTTCACCAGTTACGGAGTTGATAAAGAATTTCAGGTCGTTGTTGCCGCCGATGATACTGTATCGTATTTCCCCGTCTGATCCGAAGTCAGCATCGGAAGCATTAGCACGGTAAATTACGCTGCCTTTGGCAATATCCTCACTAACAGTGACTGAAATATCTGCCGCACTAAAACTGGGTGCAAATTCATTGCGGATTAGAATGTGAATCACCAAGGTGGTGTTAGAGTAAAGCACCGGTGTGCCAGCATCTTTTGCAATCACCACTAATGTCTCCATCCATGTAGAGATCTGCCTTTGATCCATGTCAAGTGACGCTAATAAGAACAAATAAAAATGTCCTAGTTAGAGATATGTCCAGGAATGAACTCAAAATGATGCATGCCGATTTCAATACGAGTACCCCTTCACCCTTTTTGGGACGGTAATCATCATTTCTGGTGAGAAATGCGGACAGTAAAAGTCAAAGCGTCGTGCTAACTATATCCTTAGAAGAGACATAAACAGTAACCCAAGTCCTAACCTAAAATTAACCCGAACACAAACGCTAACGTCAAAGTCACAAACAGGGACCGGTTACTCGAAGGCTGGTTAGCGCTAAGCTTTGGTTAAGAAGTAAcaaaacctatacgtttctaagggagttaacgctggttagtgctaaccatgctttgagcaactcgg
This region includes:
- the LOC136920471 gene encoding uncharacterized protein, with the translated sequence MPHNRLFAHIDPILELRKHNTAISITPGKASDRSKGGSRGFFSETVAKKPERFDSRQRRETLDSVSAATRGNCVGRSLNDQVFSKNVNSSSRPEAKRFVYTPKTKPKLLAGAKLSETKPTAGTDFKDAGIIESSKKSATEATGRLKQQVDAWRSRLEFPEKLPKPIDSWSSSPRIPSGFEAKYSISTIVKARSMAMKWRGKKARVEIRRNTIMPTITDDSTKISLCANVRCSPQFEAVIKLLEGEEDVDDTNKNFGLPSLVQR